The proteins below are encoded in one region of Mangifera indica cultivar Alphonso chromosome 7, CATAS_Mindica_2.1, whole genome shotgun sequence:
- the LOC123221815 gene encoding ras-related protein RABA5c, giving the protein MSSDDEGGEEYLFKIVIIGDSAVGKSNLLSRYARNEFNPHSKATIGVEFQTQNMEIDGKEVKAQIWDTAGQERFRAVTSAYYRGAVGALVVYDISRRTTFDNVGRWLDELKTHSDTTVARMLVGNKCDLEDIRNVSIEEGKSLAESEGFFFMETSALDSTNVKTAFEIVIKEIYSNVSRKVLNSDTYKAELSINRVTLAKNDPDGSKQTGKYLSCCSS; this is encoded by the exons ATGTCCTCTGACGACGAGGGCGGCGAGGAGTATCTCTTCAAGATCGTCATAATTGGCGATTCCGCGGTCGGCAAATCCAATCTCCTCTCTCGCTACGCTCGCAACGAGTTCAATCCTCACTCGAAGGCCACCATTGGCGTCGAGTTTCAGACGCAGAACATGGAGATCGACGGCAAAGAGGTCAAAGCTCAGATTTGGGACACCGCCGGTCAAGAACGGTTCCGTGCTGTCACTTCTGCTTACTACCGCGGCGCTGTGGGTGCTCTCGTTGTGTATGATATTAGTAGGAGAACTACTTTTGATAATGTCGGTCGATGGCTTGATGAGCTGAAGA CTCACTCTGATACCACTGTGGCAAGGATGCTTGTGGGGAACAAATGTGATTTGGAGGATATAAGGAACGTGAGCATAGAGGAAGGGAAAAGCCTTGCTGAATCAGAAGGATTTTTCTTCATGGAAACTTCTGCTTTAGATTCAACAAACGTTAAAACGGCATTTGAGATAGTTATCAAAGAGATTTACAGCAACGTGAGCAGGAAGGTCTTGAACTCAGATACTTACAAAGCCGAATTATCCATCAACCGAGTAACGCTAGCAAAAAATGACCCGGATGGATCGAAGCAAACAGGAAAGTATCTTTCTTGCTGTTCAAGTTGA
- the LOC123220134 gene encoding pirin-like protein produces the protein MKLIFSNLFKAHQNLLAPPFCRKIMSQSDPQTAFNRPRMVAKKVLAKPQHEGDGAVVRRSIGRSELKLLDPFLMLDEFSASPPAGFPDHPHRGFETVTYMLQGRITHQDFAGHKGTIQTGDVQWMTAGRGIIHSEMAAGEGVQWGLQLWINLSAKDKMIEPRYQEIRSEDIKQVEKDGVEVRIIAGESMGVQSPVYTRTPTMYLDFTLKPRAQVHQSIPESWNAFAYVIEGEGVFGSINSPPVSVHNVLVLSPGDGVSVWNKSAKPLRFVLIAGQPLNEPVVQYGPFVMNSQAEIEQTIEDYHYCKNGFEMAKSWRSQ, from the exons ATGAAACTTATTTTTAGTAACTTGTTCAAGGCACATCAGAATCTCCTTGCCCCTCCCTTTTGCAGAAAAATTATGTCTCAGTCTGATCCGCAAACTGCTTTCAACAGGCCAAGAATGGTGGCCAAGAAAGTTCTTGCCAAACCTCAACATGAGGGTGATGGTGCTGTTGTTAGAAGAAGCATTGGAag GAGTGAATTGAAGCTTTTGGATCCTTTTCTAATGTTGGATGAGTTTTCGG CATCCCCTCCTGCTGGATTTCCAGATCATCCACACAGAGGTTTTGAGACTGTTACATATATGTTACAG GGAAGAATCACTCATCAAGATTTTGCAGGCCACAAGGGAACAATTCAAACTGGTGATGTTCAG TGGATGACAGCAGGAAGAGGCATAATCCATTCTGAAATGGCTGCTGGTGAAGGTGTCCAATGGGGTTTACAACTTTGGATCAATCTCTCTGCTAAAGATAAAAT GATTGAGCCAAGGTACCAAGAAATCCGGAGTGAAGACATCAAACAAGTAGAGAAAGACGGGGTAGAAGTCCGCATTATAGCAGGCGAATCAATGGGAGTTCAATCTCCAGTTTACACCAGAACTCCAACAATGTATCTTGATTTCACCCTGAAACCAAGAGCTCAAGTACATCAAAGTATTCCAGAATCATGGAATGCATTTGCATATGTAATTGAAGGCGAAGGCGTGTTCGGATCAATCAATTCACCGCCAGTGTCAGTTCATAACGTGTTAGTGTTGAGTCCTGGAGATGGGGTGAGTGTTTGGAATAAATCTGCAAAGCCATTGAGGTTTGTTTTGATTGCAGGGCAGCCATTGAATGAGCCAGTAGTGCAGTATGGACCATTTGTGATGAATTCACAGGCTGAAATTGAGCAAACCATTGAGGATTATCACTATTGCAAAAATGGGTTTGAAATGGCCAAGTCTTGGAGGTCTCAATGa
- the LOC123220056 gene encoding protein CMSS1 gives MGSAAKTKKLSNKPKPSLAPKQPKTKTKLKKHKNNNIKNKTPNNDNNKTKVQPASASEQLTFFLNQFESANGVQLSSLELESMQESCIVRMSNNLDQDAETLGKHMKEAFGTQWKKELCEGQVVEGKLDPGSPAVLIISTSALRSIELLRGLRSMTKECHAVKLFSKHMKVEEQVSMLKNRVNFASGTPSRIKKLIDIEALGLSRLEVIVLDMQLDVKGYSLFTLPQVREEFWDLYKNYFHQRLLQGDLRICLYGPIPEDNKLKGERTTINSEE, from the exons ATGGGGAGTGCTGCGAAAACGAAGAAGCTCTCAAATAAACCTAAACCTTCTCTCGCACCCAAACAacccaaaaccaaaaccaagtTGAAGAAGCATAAGAACAACAACATCAAGAACAAGACCCCCAACAACGACAACAATAAAACCAAGGTACAACCGGCATCAGCGTCGGAGCAACTCACTTTCTTTCTCAACCAGTTTGAGTCCGCCAATGGCGTCCAGCTTTCTTCTCTTGAGTTGGAATCAATGCAAg AGTCATGTATTGTGAGGATGTCTAACAACTTGGATCAGGATGCTGAAACCTTGGGTAAGCATATGAAAGAAGCTTTTGGAACACAATGGAAAAAAGAATTGTGTGAAGGACAGGTTGTGGAAGGGAAACTTGATCCCGGAAGTCCAGCAGTTCTTATTATTAGTACTTCTGCCTTGAGATCAATAGAGCTTCTCAG GGGTTTGCGTTCTATGACCAAAGAATGCCATGCAGTAAAGCTATTCTCGAAACACATGAAGGTTGAAGAGCAG GTATCCATGTTAAAGAACCGTGTTAATTTTGCTAGTGGTACACCAAGCAG AATAAAGAAGTTAATTGACATTGAGGCATTGGGGCTTTCAAGACTAGAAGTGATTGTGCTTGACATGCAATTGGATGTGAAGGGCTATTCTCTGTTCACACTTCCTCAAGTCAG GGAAGAATTCTGGGACTTGTATAAAAACTACTTTCATCAACGACTATTGCAAGGCGATCTCCGAATTTGTCTCTATGGTCCCATACCTGAAGATAATAAGTTAAAGGGTGAAAGAACTACAATAAATTCTGAAGAATGA